A single genomic interval of Brevibacillus brevis harbors:
- a CDS encoding KinB-signaling pathway activation protein: MSLRKYGWLFITTLLLGGLGGILVALIFYLDKLLVGSTGNFFVGLFMYLLYGMTISIVAQMGFFAYMTINYFAKTIFKTPSLWKSVQVFLILFVFFDMIYLRYTSFGEGKGFGTYFIEPTLLLIVAIVTAYGKVSLTNKSAWIPTTFFMFVVTALEWIPALKEDNVRATLSMLVPLLFCNVWQVMQLHRLVKRES; encoded by the coding sequence GTGAGTTTACGTAAGTATGGATGGCTTTTTATTACCACGCTCTTGCTTGGGGGATTAGGTGGGATCCTGGTTGCCCTTATTTTTTATTTAGACAAGCTGCTCGTAGGAAGTACGGGTAACTTTTTTGTCGGCTTGTTCATGTATCTACTGTATGGAATGACCATTAGTATTGTGGCTCAGATGGGTTTTTTTGCGTATATGACGATTAATTATTTCGCTAAAACGATATTTAAAACACCTTCCCTGTGGAAAAGTGTCCAAGTATTTCTTATTTTGTTTGTCTTTTTCGATATGATTTATCTACGCTATACGTCCTTCGGTGAAGGAAAAGGATTTGGCACGTACTTTATTGAGCCAACGCTATTATTGATTGTCGCTATTGTTACCGCATATGGAAAAGTGAGTCTGACCAATAAATCTGCATGGATACCGACGACGTTCTTTATGTTTGTCGTTACGGCACTAGAATGGATTCCGGCATTGAAGGAAGATAATGTGCGTGCCACTTTGTCCATGCTTGTCCCACTATTGTTTTGTAACGTCTGGCAAGTCATGCAATTGCACCGTCTGGTAAAAAGAGAAAGCTGA
- a CDS encoding stage II sporulation protein M has product MGNRLRHLWLDNRKYFFAACLLFFGGALIGYFQAPLVEEMVDQMMGQLKEIAERIKDNGGGPLAVFWMIFSNNVFSALMMMALGILFAFFPIIGMLTNGVLLGFIFFKYSAVGVSPWVIFSAGILPHGIFELPAILFAAGVGIRLGVLTLRSVGVLIQPQKLARLKNDWYDTLKQFPVAVLTVVVLLFVAAIVESTITPTILKETVGPQLQQLNLLK; this is encoded by the coding sequence ATGGGCAATCGATTGCGGCATTTATGGCTTGATAACCGAAAATATTTCTTCGCCGCATGCTTATTGTTTTTTGGTGGTGCCTTGATTGGTTATTTTCAAGCACCGCTCGTTGAAGAGATGGTCGATCAAATGATGGGCCAATTAAAGGAAATTGCTGAACGGATAAAAGATAACGGCGGCGGACCTTTAGCAGTGTTCTGGATGATTTTTTCCAATAATGTTTTCAGTGCATTGATGATGATGGCGCTGGGCATATTGTTTGCATTCTTTCCCATAATTGGAATGCTTACAAATGGAGTGCTGCTTGGATTTATTTTTTTCAAATACAGTGCAGTGGGAGTAAGTCCATGGGTTATTTTTAGTGCAGGTATTTTGCCACATGGAATTTTTGAGCTCCCAGCTATCCTGTTTGCAGCGGGAGTGGGTATTCGTTTAGGGGTGCTGACTTTACGCTCAGTGGGAGTTCTAATCCAACCCCAAAAGCTGGCACGATTGAAAAATGACTGGTACGATACACTCAAGCAATTTCCAGTAGCGGTTCTTACTGTGGTCGTTCTGTTATTCGTCGCTGCTATTGTGGAGAGCACGATTACTCCAACTATTCTCAAGGAAACAGTGGGCCCACAACTGCAGCAATTGAACTTACTGAAATAA
- the cwlD gene encoding N-acetylmuramoyl-L-alanine amidase CwlD: protein MTRKGVGWILAFAVLMLLFTYEAPDRSSWQAWSLPLTGTVIAIDPGHGGIDGGAVSKAGDVVEKEVTLAISMYLRDFLQQSGAFVVMTREEDKDLASPDAAQARKRKSEDIRNRVRLVNDSTPDFLVSIHVNSIPSPKWSGAQTFYSPSFKKSAEVSYLIQDEIKRVIGHTDRVPSKTNNVFLIREVNCPAVLVEVGFVSNTEEAKRLQSVEYQKAMANAIYQGILRQYSGEKAPITP, encoded by the coding sequence GTGACACGAAAAGGAGTAGGCTGGATATTGGCTTTTGCGGTACTCATGCTGTTGTTCACCTACGAAGCGCCTGATCGCTCTTCCTGGCAGGCATGGTCGTTGCCGTTGACGGGAACGGTCATAGCCATTGACCCTGGGCATGGGGGAATAGACGGCGGTGCCGTTTCCAAAGCTGGGGATGTGGTGGAGAAAGAAGTGACGTTGGCCATTAGCATGTACTTGCGGGATTTCCTTCAGCAGTCAGGAGCGTTTGTAGTTATGACGAGGGAGGAAGACAAGGATTTGGCGAGTCCAGATGCGGCGCAGGCACGCAAACGAAAATCTGAGGATATCCGAAACCGAGTAAGGCTGGTCAATGATAGTACACCGGATTTTTTGGTCAGTATACACGTCAATTCCATCCCTTCTCCGAAATGGTCGGGTGCACAGACTTTTTATTCCCCTAGCTTCAAAAAGAGCGCAGAAGTTTCTTATTTGATACAAGATGAAATCAAACGGGTGATCGGTCATACAGATCGGGTTCCGAGTAAGACGAATAATGTGTTCTTGATTCGGGAGGTAAACTGCCCGGCCGTTTTGGTAGAAGTAGGCTTTGTCAGCAATACGGAGGAGGCAAAGCGACTTCAGAGCGTTGAATACCAAAAGGCTATGGCAAATGCCATTTATCAGGGGATCTTACGTCAGTACTCGGGAGAAAAAGCACCAATTACACCTTAA
- the pdaB gene encoding polysaccharide deacetylase family sporulation protein PdaB, with product MKFIYVMSAKRLKQILIIVAAIVLTAGIGYAERDSIAAFAEGASTQAPQAIYKVDTKEKKIALTFDISWGETRALPILDVLKEKKVNKATFFLSSPWSQRHPDILKRIKEDGLEIGSHGHKHDNYTKYSDEEIRSQIAKADSILTEMTGKKPTLIRMPNGDFDKRVLEIANRMGYSVIQWDTDSKDWTNPGTDVIINNVLSKAHPGDIILMHASDSAKDTHLALPVIIDQLRKDGYEFVTVSELISGTSVDSKEIH from the coding sequence ATGAAATTCATTTACGTGATGAGCGCGAAACGATTAAAGCAAATCTTAATTATCGTCGCGGCCATCGTACTCACAGCTGGTATTGGTTATGCGGAACGCGATTCAATTGCTGCCTTTGCGGAAGGTGCCAGCACGCAAGCCCCCCAAGCTATTTATAAGGTCGACACCAAAGAAAAGAAAATCGCCCTTACCTTTGACATTAGCTGGGGCGAAACACGAGCATTACCTATACTGGATGTCTTGAAAGAAAAAAAGGTAAACAAAGCGACCTTTTTCCTCTCCTCCCCTTGGAGTCAACGACATCCGGACATCTTAAAACGCATCAAAGAAGATGGCTTAGAAATTGGTTCGCACGGTCACAAGCACGATAACTACACCAAATACTCCGATGAAGAAATTCGTTCCCAAATAGCTAAAGCGGACTCCATTCTAACCGAAATGACTGGAAAAAAACCTACGCTCATTCGGATGCCAAATGGTGATTTTGACAAACGAGTGCTGGAAATCGCCAATCGCATGGGTTATTCCGTCATCCAGTGGGATACGGACTCAAAAGATTGGACCAATCCGGGAACAGATGTGATCATCAATAATGTATTATCGAAAGCTCATCCAGGAGACATTATCCTGATGCATGCGAGCGATTCTGCAAAAGATACACATCTTGCCCTCCCTGTGATCATTGATCAACTTCGCAAGGATGGCTATGAATTCGTTACAGTATCTGAACTCATTTCGGGTACAAGTGTAGACAGCAAAGAAATTCACTAA
- a CDS encoding P-loop NTPase, protein MLTREQVLEALRDVKDPEINRSLVELNMIRDIHIEGKTVSLTVVLTISGCPLKAKIEDDVIAAVKALGAEEVRLQFGSMTDEERAALSAQLRKNQGGQTHNMAPGQAPLLNPILAKDSNTTFIAVTSGKGGVGKSTVTVNLAVALARLGKKVGIIDADIYGFSVPDMMNIEQRPTVIGETILPVEKQNVKVMSMGFFVEDNSPIIWRGPMLGKMLRNFFTEVHWGEELDYLLLDLPPGTGDMALDVHTMIPQSMEIVVTTPHATAAFVAARAGAMAKRTGHEILGIVENMAWYEAKDGSKEYVFGRGGGAKLAETLACELLAQIPLGQPDNHPSEPDYSPSIYGEKTEIGQLYIDMAKRVIEKCGEAVKQ, encoded by the coding sequence ATGTTGACCAGAGAACAGGTTCTCGAAGCACTACGCGATGTAAAAGACCCTGAAATTAATCGTAGCTTGGTCGAGCTCAACATGATTCGGGATATCCATATTGAAGGCAAGACAGTAAGCCTCACGGTCGTTCTGACGATTTCGGGCTGTCCACTCAAAGCCAAGATCGAGGACGATGTCATCGCAGCTGTGAAAGCGTTAGGAGCCGAAGAAGTACGCCTGCAATTCGGATCAATGACAGACGAGGAACGTGCTGCTCTGTCTGCCCAGCTTCGGAAGAACCAAGGTGGGCAAACACATAACATGGCACCGGGACAAGCTCCCCTCTTGAACCCGATCTTGGCGAAGGATTCAAATACGACCTTTATTGCGGTCACTTCCGGAAAAGGTGGCGTCGGAAAATCGACGGTGACAGTGAACCTGGCTGTTGCGCTCGCGCGTTTAGGAAAAAAAGTGGGCATTATCGACGCAGACATTTACGGCTTTAGTGTGCCCGATATGATGAATATTGAACAACGTCCAACGGTAATTGGTGAAACCATTCTGCCTGTTGAAAAGCAAAACGTAAAGGTTATGTCCATGGGCTTTTTTGTGGAGGATAACTCTCCGATCATTTGGCGAGGCCCTATGTTAGGTAAAATGCTGCGTAACTTTTTCACGGAAGTACACTGGGGTGAAGAATTGGATTACCTCTTGTTGGACTTGCCTCCAGGAACGGGTGATATGGCCCTCGACGTACACACCATGATTCCGCAAAGCATGGAGATTGTGGTAACGACTCCTCATGCTACTGCAGCGTTTGTAGCAGCTCGCGCAGGAGCTATGGCAAAACGGACTGGTCATGAAATCCTCGGTATTGTGGAGAACATGGCGTGGTACGAAGCAAAGGATGGTTCGAAAGAGTACGTATTCGGGCGTGGTGGAGGGGCTAAGCTTGCCGAGACATTGGCATGTGAGTTGCTCGCTCAAATTCCACTGGGCCAACCAGATAATCATCCATCTGAACCTGATTATTCCCCATCGATTTATGGAGAAAAGACGGAAATTGGTCAGCTGTACATCGATATGGCCAAACGTGTCATAGAAAAATGCGGGGAAGCTGTCAAACAATAA
- the gerD gene encoding spore germination lipoprotein GerD, which translates to MRKKTMSFWLTALFCLVLTSCGGSGQAQSSSQPDYKNVKDMVLDILQTDEAKQSVSKMMKDEKFKQNLMLDESTVRTTLIQSMTNPNSTHIKEAFKDPKFASAMAKSMKNEQKTLMKDLMKDPEYQKELISVMKDPEFEKNLMDLMKSSAYRQQTMQVMKESLQSPLFQAELMKIMTKVSEDMTKPKELKPKKKGKGKEGGGGSGGGGGGGGGNPSS; encoded by the coding sequence ATGAGAAAAAAGACAATGTCTTTTTGGTTAACCGCTCTTTTCTGTCTGGTGCTGACCAGTTGCGGGGGTAGCGGACAAGCACAAAGTTCGTCTCAGCCTGATTATAAAAACGTCAAAGACATGGTGCTGGACATATTGCAGACGGACGAAGCGAAGCAATCTGTAAGTAAGATGATGAAGGACGAAAAGTTTAAACAAAATCTGATGCTCGACGAATCGACAGTACGGACAACTTTGATTCAAAGCATGACGAATCCCAATAGCACGCACATCAAAGAGGCGTTTAAAGACCCTAAGTTTGCAAGCGCCATGGCGAAATCCATGAAGAACGAGCAAAAAACGCTAATGAAGGACCTGATGAAGGACCCTGAATACCAAAAAGAGCTTATAAGCGTAATGAAAGACCCTGAATTTGAGAAAAATTTGATGGACCTGATGAAAAGCTCTGCTTATCGACAACAAACCATGCAAGTGATGAAGGAATCCCTGCAAAGTCCTTTGTTCCAGGCTGAACTCATGAAGATCATGACCAAAGTTTCCGAGGACATGACAAAACCAAAGGAACTGAAGCCGAAGAAAAAAGGAAAGGGAAAAGAAGGTGGTGGAGGTTCCGGTGGCGGCGGTGGTGGTGGCGGCGGCAACCCTTCCTCCTAA